A window from Drosophila subobscura isolate 14011-0131.10 chromosome O, UCBerk_Dsub_1.0, whole genome shotgun sequence encodes these proteins:
- the LOC117898510 gene encoding protein mini spindles isoform X4: protein MAEDTEYKKLPVEERCVHKLWKARVDGYEEAAKLFRELDDEKSPEWSKFAGLIKKMVVDSNALAQEKGLEAALIFVENSGLAGRTVGDVMSGIVQKCIAAPKTKTKELSVLVTLMYVEIEKQETVVEELVKGMDHKNPKIVSACVAAVTLALREFGNKVVGVKPLIKKLAPLMSDRDKAVRDEGKQLAVEIYRWIGAAMKAQIATLPQVTLKELEDEFEKLKGERAEPSRYLKSQQEKQAKIAETAASEDVYNEEDGDAGAEEMDPLDLLDPVDILSKMPKDFYDKLEEKKWTLRKESLEALEKLLTDHPKLESGEYGTLVNALRKVITKDSNVVLVALAGKCLAMLAKGLVKRFSNYASGCVPSLLEKFKEKKPNVVAALREAMDAIYMSTSLEAQQEAIVESLANKNPSVKSETALFLARALCRTQPTALNKKLLKLMATNLVKTLNEPDPTVRDSSAEALGTLMKLVGEKTLEPLLADVDPLKMSKIKECYEKAEIKVKIVGPKKETRPASAPQSKAGGAARPTAGSAAPKAVSRPATSGARKLVKKNPAAAAPAAAAASKAAPGKALATERDMASEEVQAKSEEILPAEILSGLVDSNWKTRLAAVEQLLGEVPSYDAKQPGISQVLVRTVSGRKPGLKEMNFQVLKLKLDIIRSVAETYPLTTITVDHVINEITEKLADAKNGPVAGDVLSAFAEATKLEYVVGRVLGFAFEQKSPKVQSEAFNWVAKAITEFGFQMQPKMLIEDVRKGVQSTNPTVRGAAIQLVGTMSMYIGSALMMFFDSEKPALKSQIQTEFDKNVGEKPPRPVRGAQRGSGGGASTPDGGDDDDETGGQEEDMACNMADLLPRVDIAPQITEALLKEMSDKDWKMRNEGLTKLQAIITESRLIKPSIGDLAPALAHRLVDSNAKIAQTTLSICEQLATAMGSGCRNHVRTLFPGFLHALGHGKDFVRAAALSCINTFGEKGGYKEFFESEMIADALKGPSTALKVELWAWLAEKLPGIPPKTISKEDLNSMVPQLYAHICDRTADVRKNANEAVLGVMIHLGFEAMNRALDKQKPASKAAILAALEKARPNLPVKPLPKGKQQAPILEDPVKKTVRGGGAAGGAGAGAQKAPNSRATLVGEKAAAPSRKKEEDVDTSPLLAVNTAKNQRLLDEQKMRVLKWTFTTPREEFNELLREQMTVASVNKALMANMFHDDFRYHLKVIEQLSDDLASNGKALICNLDLILKWLTLRFYDTNPSVLLKGLDYLMQVFQMLVGVEYILGENEAASFVPHLLLKIGDPKDTVRNGVRRVLRQVLLVHPYGKIFPYVMDGLKSKNARQRTECLDELSFLIESYGVGICSNASIKDISRQISDRDNSVRNAALNCMVQVFFLTGEKLYKQLNHLNEKDLSMLDERIKRAKKTYKPPSAAAAEMPSGGGGGGKLAAQPVLQQQESIEIEDAVVGNGYGDELPPPSDGTFDQAPSSQLLQLQQQLQQLQQQAQQKRPSGPFGLDSQVIADIEKDWVRVDHMEFKQLPSVDISLLYEPIKVIPTRGGVQYPQDKFDRLISRQHYMQQTLTTPPSANASMASGISPYRSPPRNQQQYQQHMDNHMPNLADVLPKHDPQLVKVIKAVSSTDTMKARAAINELAAIIESPEKQAVLRDYEEIFIQNALAQLKNLSQLPTAQSLVIYQPLLSILYTFFHANILGKTLSVACIKNLMSALLHLMADPKLANGEDSQYNKVINGICLKVLDKVNFTNLNCALIRLLRETCPVAGLPKFTDLLMKCIWRNVKMLPERSNELNYDAVILEAHEFMLALPSSWWQTRPSDTPLRTVKTIVHNMAKVKGNAILQHLNQIPTHSELHTYLIRILKNFQKDGSSAGTGASPQRAKEIASKRISHQTHDTVSQIFKLISDRDTKQQGLQKLYDFKQQNPDIDLSTFLQGSSVTFHKYIEEGLAEIERSQKGMSGSAGQAPDNRMAAATRSYLTDANNHQNQNAGAEHDADFWMDRLQYLMGGGVGVGGKMMSTRHTSDDGSRMMMDNKVADENLCLSSMNSQKASLIRREKPDVSPNRLQHIQAKLAQIKKENHAQ, encoded by the exons ATGGCCGAGGATACGGAGTACAAGAAGCTGCCGGTGGAGGAGCGTTGCGTACACAAGTTGTGGAAGGCCCGCGTCGATGGCTACGAGGAGGCAGCCAAGCTCTTCCGCGAACTGGACGACGAAAAGTCCCCGGAATGGTCCAAGTTTGCGGGACTCATCAAGAAAATGGTTGTGGACTCGAATGCCTTGGCCCAGGAGAAGGGTCTCGAGGCGGCGCTTATATTCGTGGAGAACAGCGGCCTCGCCGGTCGCACTGTCGGCGATGTGATGTCGGGCATTGTCCAGAAGTGCATTGCCGCACcaaagaccaagaccaaggaGCTCTCTGTGCTGGTCACGCTCATGTACGTGGAGATTGAGAAGCAGGAGACTGTTGTCGAGGAGCTGGTCAAGGGCATGGACCACAAGAACCCCAAAATTGTGTCCGCCTGCGTGGCAGCCGTCACCCTGGCTCTGCGTGAGTTTGGTAACAAGGTTGTGGGCGTCAAGCCGCTGATCAAGAAGCTCGCTCCACTCATGTCCGACCGCGACAAGGCGGTGCGCGACGAAGGCAAGCAGCTGGCCGTGGAGATCTATCGCTGGATCGGTGCCGCCATGAAGGCACAGATTGCCACCCTGCCGCAGGTGACACTTAAAGAGCTGGAAGATGAATTTGAGAAGCTCAAGGGAGAGCGTGCTGAGCCCTCCAG ATATCTCAAGTcacagcaggagaagcaggcaAAAATCGCAGAGACTGCGGCCAGCGAGGATGTGTATAATG AAGAGGATGGTGATGCTGGGGCTGAAGAAATGGATCCCTTGGATCTGCTTGATCCTGTCGACATACTGTCCAAGATGCCCAAGGACTTTTACGATAAACTCGAGGAAAAGAAGTGGACTCTGAGGAAGGAGTCTTTAGAGGCGTTGGAGAAACTGCTTACCGATCATCCAAAGCTGGAGAGCGGCGAGTACGGAACTCTGGTGAATGCACTGAGGAAGGTGATCACCAAGGACTCCAATGTGGTCCTGGTGGCACTGGCTGGCAAGTGTCTGGCCATGTTGGCCAAAGGATTGGTCAAGCGCTTCTCCAACTATGCATCG GGCTGTGTGCCATCGTTGCTGGAAAAATTCAAGGAGAAGAAACCCAATGTGGTGGCTGCCCTACGGGAGGCCATGGATGCAATTTACATGTCCACATCGCTGGAGGCCCAGCAGGAGGCCATTGTCGAGTCGCTGGCCAACAAGAATCCTAGTGTCAAGTCAGAGACGGCTCTCTTCCTGGCCCGCGCGCTGTGCCGCACCCAGCCCACGGCCCTGAACAAGAAGCTGCTCAAGCTGATGGCCACCAATCTGGTGAAGACCTTAAATGAGCCGGATCCCACGGTGCGCGACAGCAGCGCCGAGGCCCTGGGCACTCTGATGAAGCTGGTGGGTGAGAAGACGCTGGAGCCACTGCTGGCCGATGTGGATCCCCTCAAGATGAGCAAGATCAAGGAGTGCTACGAAAAGGCAGAGATTAAGGTGAAGATTGTCGGCCCCAAGAAGGAGACGCGGCCAGCCTCTGCTCCGCAATCCAAGGCGGGAGGAGCAGCCCGGCCCACAGCAGGCAGTGCGGCACCCAAGGCAGTGTCCCGCCCCGCCACATCGGGTGCTCGCAAGTTGGTTAAGAAGaatcctgcagctgcagctccggctgctgccgccgcctccaagGCAGCTCCCGGCAAAGCGCTGGCCACCGAGCGTGATATGGCCTCGGAGGAGGTGCAGGCCAAGTCGGAGGAGATTTTGCCAGCCGAAATACTCAGCGGATTGGTGGACTCCAATTGGAAGACTCGCCTGGCTGCCGTAGAACAGCTGCTGGGCGAGGTACCCAGCTACGATGCCAAGCAGCCGGGCATTTCTCAGGTGCTGGTGCGCACCGTCAGCGGCCGCAAGCCCGGCCTGAAGGAGATGAACTTCCAAGTGCTCAAACTGAAGCTGGACATCATACGCAGCGTCGCAGAGACCTATCCCCTGACCACCATCACCGTGGATCATGTCATTAATGAGATCACAGAGAAACTGGCGGATGCCAAGAATGGACCGGTCGCTGGCGATGTCCTGTCTGCCTTTGCGGAGGCCACCAAGCTGGAGTACGTGGTGGGCAGGGTCCTCGGCTTTGCCTTTGAGCAAAAGTCACCAAAAGTGCAGTCGGAGGCCTTCAATTGGGTGGCCAAGGCCATCACGGAGTTTGGCTTCCAGATGCAGCCCAAGATGCTCATCGAGGACGTTCGCAAGGGCGTGCAGAGCACCAATCCTACGGTGCGCGGTGCCGCCATCCAGCTGGTAGGCACCATGTCCATGTACATTGGCAGCGCCCTCATGATGTTCTTCGACAGCGAGAAGCCCGCTCTGAAGTCGCAGATTCAAACGGAATTCGATAAGAATGTGGGCGAGAAGCCGCCACGGCCAGTGCGTGGAGCACAGCGGGGCAGTGGTGGCGGAGCCAGCACGCCGGATGGcggcgatgacgacgacgagaCTGGCGGCCAGGAGGAGGACATGGCCTGCAACATGGCGGATCTGCTGCCACGAGTGGACATCGCACCGCAGATCACGGAGGCACTACTGAAGGAAATGTCCGACAAGGACTGGAAGATGCGCAACGAGGGACTCACGAAGCTGCAAGCCATCATCACGGAGTCGCGGCTCATCAAGCCGTCCATCGGAGACCTGGCGCCCGCTCTGGCCCACCGTCTCGTAGACTCGAATGCGAAGATTGCACAGACGACGCTCTCCATCTGCGAGCAGCTGGCCACGGCCATGGGCTCTGGGTGCCGCAACCATGTGCGCACTCTCTTCCCGGGCTTCCTGCATGCTCTGGGCCATGGCAAGGATTTCGTGCGGGCCGCCGCCCTCAGCTGCATCAATACGTTCGGCGAGAAGGGCGGCTACAAGGAGTTCTTCGAGAGCGAAATGATTGCCGATGCCCTGAAGGGTCCCTCGACGGCCCTCAAGGTGGAGCTGTGGGCGTGGTTGGCGGAGAAGCTGCCAGGGATTCCACCCAAAACGATTTCCAAGGAGGATCTCAACTCGATGGTGCCACAGCTGTATGCCCACATCTGCGATCGAACGGCCGATGTGCGGAAGAACGCCAACGAGGCGGTGCTCGGGGTCATGATTCACCTGGGATTCGAGGCCATGAACCGGGCGCTGGACAAACAGAAGCCCGCCTCCAAAGCGGCCATTCTGGCAGCGCTCGAGAAGGCGCGTCCCAATCTGCCCGTCAAGCCGCTGCCCAAGGGCAAACAGCAGGCGCCCATACTCGAGGATCCCGTGAAGAAGACAGTACGTGGTGGTGGAGCCGCTggaggagcgggagctggCGCACAGAAGGCGCCCAATTCCAGGGCCACTCTCGTAGGTGAGAAGGCGGCTGCACCCTCAcgcaagaaggaggaggatgtgGACACATCGCCACTGCTGGCTGTTAACACGGCCAAGAACCAGCGACTCCTTGACGAGCAGAAGATGCGTGTCCTCAAGTGGACCTTCACCACGCCCCGCGAGGAGTTCAACGAACTACTCCGCGAACAGATGACGGTGGCGAGCGTGAACAAGGCGCTGATGGCCAACATGTTCCACGACGATTTTCG TTATCACTTGAAAGTCATCGAACAGTTGAGCGATGATTTGGCCAGCAATGGCAAGGCATTGATCTGCAATCTGGATCTGATACTCAAATGGTTGACGCTGCGCTTCTACGATACGAACCCTTCAGTGCTGCTCAAGGGTCTCGACTATCTGATGCAGGTCTTCCAGATGCTCGTCGGCGTGGAGTATATCCTGGGGGAGAACGAGGCCGCAAGCTTTGTGCCTCATTTGTTGCTCAAG ATTGGTGATCCCAAGGATACGGTACGCAATGGCGTGCGTCGGGTCCTGCGACAGGTTCTGTTGGTCCATCCCTATGGCAAGATCTTCCCCTACGTCATGGATGGCCTCAAGTCGAAGAATGCCCGCCAGCGCACCGAGTGCCTTGATGAGCTCAGCTTTCTGATTGAATCGTATGGCGTGGGCATCTGTTCGAATGCCTCCATCAAGGACATCTCTCGCCAGATCTCCGATCGCGACAACTCTGTGCGCAACGCGGCCCTCAACTGCATGGTGCAAGTGTTTTTCCTCACCGGCGAGAAGCTCTACAAGCAGCTCAACCATCTCAACGAAAAGGATCTCTCCATGCTGGACGAACGCATCAAGCGGGCCAAAAAGACATACAAACCGCcatcggcagcagccgcagaaatGCCaagcggtggtggtggtggcggcaagCTGGCAGCACAGCCCGTTctacagcagcaggaaagcaTCGAAATCGAGGACGCTGTGGTGGGCAATGGTTATGGAGATGAGTTGCCGCCGCCAAGCGATGG CACCTTCGACCAGGCCCCGTCCTCACAGCTGCtccaattgcagcagcaactgcaacagctgcagcagcaggcccagcaAAAGCGGCCCAGTGGACCCTTTGGATTGGACTCGCAGGTCATCGCAGACATCGAGAAGGATTGGGTGCGCGTGGATCATATGGAGTTCAAGCAGCTGCCCTCAGTGGACATATCGCTGCTGTACGAGCCCATCAAGGTGATACCCACGCGTGGAGGCGTCCAGTATCCGCAGGATAAATTCGATCGCCTCATCTCGCGTCAGCACTACATGCAGCAAACTCTCACAACGCCCCCCTCAGCCAATGCCAGCATGGCCAGCGGCATCTCGCCCTATCGTAGTCCCCCGCGCAATcagcagcagtaccagcagcaCATGGACAACCATATGCCAAA CCTGGCTGATGTCCTGCCCAAGCATGACCCACAGCTGGTGAAGGTGATCAAGGCTGTCAGCAGCACAGACACCATGAAGGCACGTGCAGCCATCAACGAGCTGGCGGCCATCATTGAGTCCCCTGAGAAGCAGGCCGTGCTGCGCGACTACGAAGAAATCTTCATCCAAAATGCGCTGGCACAGTTGAAG aATCTTTCACAGCTGCCGACGGCACAGTCTTTGGTGATTTATCAGCCGCTTTTGTCCATTTTGTATACCTTTTTCCATGCCAACATTCTGGGCAAAACGCTGAGCGTGGCCTGCATCAAGAATCTCATGTCTGCGCTGCTTCATTTGATGGCCGATCCCAAGTTGGCCAACGGCGAGGACAGCCAGTACAACAAGGTGATCAATGGCATTTGTCTGAAAGTGCTGGACAAGGTTAATTTCACGAATTTAAATTG TGCCCTCATTCGCTTGCTGCGTGAAACCTGCCCGGTGGCAGGGCTGCCCAAATTCACGGATCTGCTGatgaaatgcatttggcgAAACGTCAAGATGCTGCCAGAGCGCAGCAATGAGCTGAACTACGATGCCGTGATATTGGAGGCGCACGAATTCATGCTGGCActgcccagcagctggtggcagACACGGCCATCAGACACGCCGCTGCGCACAGTCAAGACGATTGTCCACAACATGGCCAAGGTGAAGGGGAATGCCATACTGCAGCATCTCAATCAGATACCCACACACTCGGAGTTGCACACGTATTTGATACGCATCCTGAAG AATTTCCAAAAGGATGGCTCTTCGGCAGGGACTGGTGCCTCGCCACAAAGAGCCAAGGAGAT